The Salvia miltiorrhiza cultivar Shanhuang (shh) chromosome 1, IMPLAD_Smil_shh, whole genome shotgun sequence genome has a window encoding:
- the LOC131006230 gene encoding F-box/kelch-repeat protein At3g23880-like codes for METRNIHQSLHLHEEITEEILSRLPVKSLLRFRCVSKAWRSLIDSKRFIKMHYQNSTRNPSLARHKVLLLKYVGVATLELTLVQRSVLDKSENQVVELDFPISHNSIVGCCNGLVCLVRNRQFVLWNPSTRISKKLPHLDDLDDYDDYGDNRAFDSCGFGWDESSGDYKVFATATVCAWNRSDNGKAIAMMYSLKRDSWKEVKGWDSWKKTNGISILGDGMTMGMLASGSLHWEMCDRRGVVAFDLKREVIGAVELPECSEGCRWLGIGVIGECLSAYYRREYSSCVEIWMKKKESWEKVVVLDQLCYPLHISPALAPFWGGGFLLIKIGNLMFFYGKGIRVMVSDVYIESLVSPLEA; via the coding sequence ATGGAGACCCGAAACATTCACCAATCTCTTCATCTTCACGAAGAAATCACCGAAGAAATACTGTCAAGACTGCCGGTGAAATCACTCCTGCGATTCAGGTGCGTTTCGAAAGCATGGCGATCTCTGATCGACAGCAAACGATTCATCAAAATGCACTATCAAAATTCGACAAGAAACCCTAGTTTAGCCCGCCACAAGGTTTTGTTGCTCAAATATGTCGGTGTCGCTACACTAGAGCTAACGCTGGTGCAACGCTCTGTACTCGATAAATCAGAAAATCAAGTTGTAGAATTGGATTTCCCAATCTCTCATAACTCCATCGTTGGTTGTTGCAATGGACTGGTTTGCCTTGTACGGAACAGACAGTTTGTGTTGTGGAACCCATCTACCAGAATCTCCAAGAAACTGCCTCACTTAGACGACTTAGACGATTACGACGATTACGGCGACAATCGTGCATTCGACAGTTGTGGGTTCGGTTGGGATGAATCGAGTGGCGATTACAAGGTTTTTGCGACTGCGACTGTGTGTGCCTGGAATAGAAGCGACAATGGCAAAGCTATAGCTATGATGTATAGCTTGAAGCGTGATTCATGGAAGGAAGTGAAGGGTTGGGATTCATGGAAGAAGACGAATGGTATTAGTATACTTGGGGATGGAATGACGATGGGGATGTTAGCAAGTGGGAGTCTTCACTGGGAGATGTGTGATAGACGAGGCGTGGTTGCTTTCGACTTAAAGAGGGAGGTGATCGGGGCGGTGGAGCTGCCGGAGTGCTCGGAAGGCTGCAGGTGGCTGGGAATTGGGGTGATCGGAGAATGCCTTTCGGCATACTACCGGCGCGAGTATTCGAGTTGCGTGGAGATTTGGATGAAGAAGAAGGAGTCTTGGGAGAAAGTGGTGGTTCTTGATCAGCTATGTTATCCTCTCCATATTTCTCCGGCCTTGGCTCCTTTTTGGGGTGGTGGGTTTTTGTTGATCAAAATTGGGAATTTGATGTTTTTTTATGGGAAAGGGATTAGGGTTATGGTTTCTGACGTTTACATTGAAAGTTTAGTGTCACCGTTAGAGGCctag